In one Sphingobium indicum B90A genomic region, the following are encoded:
- a CDS encoding portal protein, translating into MASIRQDCETRLQGMKEIRQDYEPDWKEIARFCQPARSRFLNSETNRSRRLRNSKLFDEYAITSYRTLANGMTSGLSSPSRPWFKLATYDEALMDEPDVRFWLSEVERRMGAFFASTNFYGAAKTGYHELGLFGTEACVMVEHRTLGMVCHALTAGEYWVSMSDAMVNDTLYRRTPMNVRQAVQSFGKAVRKDIMSRYDRSDYEAIVNVFHAMEPDPDYRQGNPFSKPYRSVYWDEDDGKEAVLRLSGYHDQPFYAPRWDTTGSDTYGTSPAMEGLATIRELQVQVKRRNEAIDHLVKPEKVAKAGMRLTGQPGNIVSAADVDKDVVMVPYQIPYQAPQIIGQEIERCYRQIDSTSYADLFMAITNMQGIQPRNIEEIAARNEEKLTQLGPTIERVNNEKLAIAIDRVFGIQLRGGMLPPVPDAMNETELKVEFVSILTQMQRMVGLGQIERTASFVGNLAGAFPDAADKLNTDEMIDEYADRAGTPPKLIRTAEQVAQIRQQRAQQQNQAKMAEMMPAVQQGADAARLLSETDVNGQPMLDTLLGGA; encoded by the coding sequence ATGGCTTCGATCCGCCAGGACTGTGAGACCCGGCTTCAGGGTATGAAGGAAATCCGGCAGGACTATGAGCCGGACTGGAAGGAGATCGCGCGCTTCTGCCAGCCGGCCCGTTCGCGCTTCCTCAATTCCGAGACGAACCGATCGCGCCGCCTACGCAATTCCAAGCTGTTCGACGAATACGCCATCACCAGCTATCGCACGCTGGCCAATGGCATGACGTCCGGCCTGTCGTCGCCGTCGCGCCCCTGGTTCAAACTGGCGACCTATGACGAAGCCCTGATGGACGAGCCGGATGTCCGGTTCTGGCTGTCCGAGGTCGAACGGCGCATGGGCGCCTTCTTCGCGTCCACCAACTTCTATGGTGCGGCAAAGACCGGCTATCATGAACTCGGCCTGTTCGGCACCGAAGCCTGCGTCATGGTCGAGCATCGCACGCTCGGCATGGTCTGCCACGCCCTGACCGCTGGTGAATATTGGGTGTCCATGTCGGACGCCATGGTAAACGACACGCTCTATCGCCGGACGCCTATGAATGTGCGGCAGGCGGTCCAGTCCTTTGGCAAGGCCGTGCGGAAGGACATCATGAGCCGCTATGATCGCTCGGATTACGAGGCGATCGTCAACGTCTTCCATGCGATGGAACCGGACCCGGATTATCGCCAGGGCAATCCGTTCTCGAAGCCGTACCGCTCGGTCTATTGGGACGAGGACGATGGCAAGGAAGCAGTTCTTCGCCTGTCCGGCTATCATGACCAGCCCTTCTATGCGCCGCGCTGGGACACGACCGGATCGGATACCTACGGCACCTCGCCCGCAATGGAAGGCCTTGCCACCATCCGCGAACTGCAGGTGCAGGTGAAGCGCCGCAACGAGGCTATCGATCATCTGGTCAAGCCTGAGAAGGTCGCGAAGGCCGGGATGCGGTTGACCGGCCAGCCCGGCAACATCGTTTCGGCCGCCGACGTCGACAAGGACGTCGTCATGGTGCCGTATCAGATCCCGTATCAGGCGCCCCAGATCATCGGGCAGGAGATCGAGCGCTGTTACCGGCAGATCGACTCCACCTCCTATGCCGACCTGTTCATGGCGATCACCAATATGCAGGGCATTCAGCCCCGCAATATCGAGGAGATCGCGGCGCGCAACGAGGAGAAGCTGACCCAGCTGGGGCCGACCATCGAGCGTGTGAACAATGAGAAGCTGGCCATCGCCATCGATCGCGTCTTTGGCATCCAGTTGCGCGGCGGAATGCTGCCGCCGGTGCCGGATGCGATGAACGAGACCGAGCTGAAGGTCGAGTTCGTGTCCATCCTGACCCAGATGCAGCGCATGGTCGGCCTCGGTCAGATCGAGCGCACGGCGTCCTTTGTCGGCAATCTGGCTGGCGCGTTCCCGGATGCTGCTGACAAGCTCAACACCGACGAGATGATCGATGAGTATGCCGATCGCGCCGGGACGCCGCCGAAGCTGATCCGCACCGCCGAGCAGGTCGCGCAGATCCGGCAACAGCGCGCCCAGCAGCAGAACCAGGCGAAGATGGCCGAGATGATGCCCGCCGTTCAACAGGGCGCGGACGCCGCCCGCCTCCTGTCCGAAACCGACGTCAACGGCCAGCCGATGCTCGACACGCTTCTTGGTGGCGCATGA